The following are encoded in a window of Hemiscyllium ocellatum isolate sHemOce1 chromosome 35, sHemOce1.pat.X.cur, whole genome shotgun sequence genomic DNA:
- the LOC132832651 gene encoding zinc finger protein 729-like codes for MEVKPFTVEVWDQDFTLSTVLSQKDTQTGEKPISCEVCDKSFSQLSSLRTHQRIHTGEKPFTCEVCGKSFSQSSSLRAHQRIHTGEKPFICEVCDKSFSKLTNLCRHQRIHTGEKPFKCEVCDRAFTQSSHLLQHQTTHTGEKPFKCEVCDRAFTHSSSLLQHQALHTGEKPFKCEVCSRAFTHSSSLLRHQTIHTGEKPFKCEVCNRAFNQSSTLLRHKGTHTGEKLICCDVCDQSFSKSSSLRAHQRIHTGEKPFTCKVCEKSFSKLTDLRRHQRIHTGEKPFKCEVCNRAFIQSSHLLRHQALHTGEKSFKCELCDRAFTHSSNLMQHQIIHTGEKPFKCEMCDRAFTYSSSLLRHQTVHTGEKPFNCEVCDRAFTQSSSLLRHQTIHTGETLQICDNLSSCSAMHLLSNCLHKTIFMEEKQYKCEMCNQVFKHKSMLMSHRYIHNREKPYKCEVSNQGCAQLLGLGNHQCIQTVKKPFLCEVCNKSFSQSSTLLEHQRVHTGEKPFTCKVCNKSFSQSSTLRTHQRIHTGEKPFICKVCNKSFAQSSNLHKHQHIHTGEKLFMCDVCEKSFSSSSHLHVHQRIHTAERPFMCDLCGKSFSRSSDLLFHQRIHTGEKPFTCDVCEKWFSRLSNLRRHKRIHTGEKPFTCEVCDKSFSMLSNLLVHQRIHTGEKPFMCEVCDKSFSRLSNLLAHQRIHREEPIHL; via the exons ATGGAAGTGAAACCCTTTACAGTTGAGGTGTGGGACCAGGATTTCACACTGTCGACAGTCCTGAGCCAAAAAGACACCCAAACTGGAGAGAAACCTATCTCATGTGAAGTGTGTGATAAATCATTCTCACAGTTATCAAGCCTCAGAACTCACCAGCGTATTCACACAGGGGAAAAACCTTTCACGTGCGAAGTGTGTGGTAAATCATTTTCACAGTCATCAAGCCTCCGTGCTCACCAgcgcattcacacaggggagaaaccgtTCATCTGTGAGGTTTGTGACAAATCATTTTCAAAGTTAACAAACCTCTGCAGGCACCAACgtatccacactggggagaaaccttTCAAGTGTGAAGTGTGTGACCGAGCTTTTACACAGTCTTCGCACCTCTTACAACATCAGACaactcacacaggggagaaacccttCAAGTGTGAGGTGTGTGATCGAGCCTTCACACATTCCTCTAGTCTTCTGCAGCATCAGGCacttcacacaggggagaaacccttCAAATGTGAGGTGTGCAGTCGAGCCTTCACGCATTCGTCAAGCCTTCTGCGACACCAGAcaattcacacaggggagaaacccttCAAATGTGAAGTGTGCAACCGAGCGTTCAACCAATCGTCAACTCTCCTCAGACACAAAGGCacccacactggggagaaacttATCTGCTGCGATGTGTGTGACCAATCATTCTCAAAATCATCAAGCCTACGTGCTCACCAGCGCATTcatacaggggagaaaccattcacatgcaaagtgtgtgagaaatcattttCAAAGTTAACAGACCTCCGCAGACATCAACGaatccacacaggggagaaacctttCAAGTGTGAGGTGTGCAATCGAGCCTTCATACAATCATCACACCTCCTGCGACATCAGGCACTTCACACAGGAGAGAAATCCTTCAAGTGTGAGCTGTGTGACCGAGCCTTCACACACTCCTCGAACCTGATGCAACATCAGAtaatccacaccggggagaaacCCTTCAAGTGTGAAATGTGTGACCGAGCTTTCACTTATTCATCAAGTCTCCTGCGACATCAGAcagtccacacaggggagaaacccttCAATTGTGAGGTATGTGACCGAGCATTCACACAGTCATCTAGCCTCCTGAGGCATCAGACAATCCACACAGGAGAAACCCTTCAAAT TTGTGATAACTTGTCATCTTGCTCAGCAA TGCATCTGTTGTCCAACTGTTTACACAAGACCATCTTCATGGAAGAGAAGCAGTACAAGTGTGAAATGTGCAACCAAGTTTTCAAACACAAATCAATGCTCATGAGTCACCGATACATACATAATCGGGAGAAGCCTTACAAGTGTGAGGTGTCCAATCAGGGCTGTGCACAGTTATTGGGATTGGGAAATCACCAATGTATCCAAACAGTTAAGAAACCATTCCTGTGTGAAGTGTGCAATAAATCATTCTCACAGTCATCGACCCTTCTCGAGCACCAACGcgttcacacaggggagaaaccattcacatgcAAAGTATGCAACAAATCATTCTCACAGTCGTCAACACTCCGCACACACCAACGCATACACACAGGAGAGAAGCCATTCATTTGTAAGGTTTGCAACAAATCATTTGCGCAGTCCTCAAACCTCCACAAACACCAAcacattcacacaggggagaaactgTTCATGTGTGATGTTTGTGAGAAATCATTCTCATCATCATCACATCTTCATGTCCACCAACGTATTCACACAGCAGAGAGACCATTCATGTGTGATCTTTGTGGCAAATCATTCTCAAGGTCTTCAGACCTCCTGTTCCATCAGAGgattcacacaggagagaaaccaTTCACCTGCGATGTGTGTGAGAAATGGTTCTCAAGGCTATCAAACCTTCGAAGACACAAACGCATTCATACAGGAGAAAAACCATTCACGTGTGAGGTATGCGACAAATCCTTCTCAATGTTATCAAACCTCCTGGTCCATCAGaggattcacacaggggagaaaccattcatgtgtgaggtgtgtgataaATCATTCTCAAGGTTATCAAACCTCCTAGCCCACCAGAGAATTCACAGAGAGGAACCTATTCACCTGTGA